GGTTGAACACCAGGAATGGGAGGGGAGGCAGGCGTATCATGTGGTGTTTTGGGGGTATGTGGTTATGGGTGTTGTTAATGTTGTGGGGGTGTGGGGGATGACGGAGCGGTGTGAGTTGGGAGGTGGAAGGGGGGTGCAGGTGCAGGTGCAGGTGTTGGAGCCGGAGACGGATGCGACGAGGGAGACGGAGCCGTTgttggtggcggcggggCCGTCTGCTGCCCCTGTGGGaagggaagagagggaagaagaagaagaagatgaaccaaagaaaaagcaaaaggGATGGTTCAAGGTGGAGATTTCCCGATCGACGCTCTCCGTCATGCTCATTCTTTGGGCTCTGCTTATGGTCGACAACCTCGCGGACGGTATGGTCTCCATGTCTTGGACGACGTACTACATGGATCAAAAGTTCCATTTACCCAAGTCGATGCTGGGCGACTTCTTGTCTGTCGCCTACTTCCTCGCCGCTCTGTCGTCCGTCTTTGCGGGCCCCATGGCTCGACACATTGGCCTGGTCAACACCATGGTGTTCACGCACATTCCATCCTCGGCCGCGGtgctcttcttccctctGCCCAAGAGCGTCACGGCGACGTTTGCCTTGCTGTTGGTTAGAGTCGGGCTGAACAACATGGACCAGGCGCCAAGAGCGGCGCTGATTGCTGCGGTGGTTAAGCCCGAAGAGAGGACGGCGGTCATGGGCATCACGGGGACTTTGAGGACACTCGCGTCGACTATGGGACCGAGTGTCACGGGCGTGTTGGCGGACGGAGGAAGGTTTTGGGTGGCGTTCGTGGTGGCGGGTGCGCTGAGGTTGACGTATGATTTGGGCATTTTTACCATGTTTATCAATATCAAGTTGAACAGGCATGAAGAGGGGGAGCAGCAACAGGTGGcaaggagagagggggacgaggaggaggttgagtgATACGGCTTTTCGAGGAACCCAAGAATGTATCAGGCCGGCGGTATCAAAACAGTGTAAAGATCTCTCTTAATAGCATCTAGACACAGACTGCAGTTCAGCCCTTGTCATAGGGTATATGTATCACTTCTCCCGGGACGACTTTCGTGGCAAGCTGGTAGGTTGGTGCAGCGGGCACGTTCGCGTGGTCCCCACTCCTTCCTCATGTGTCCCCCGGCTCTCTTGTACGCTATGCGTTCGAACCCGGTAGCTGTAAGTCcacattttttttctcatcTTTTTTGTTTATTTTTTGCACATTTTCAGCTTGTCATATGATTGCTGTTATATGCGCTTGCTCACTTGCAAGCTCACTTGCAAGTTCACCTGCGAGATGGGTGTATGGGTTCAACCCCGTTGAGTGCCGTCGCTGTTGAAGTTGCCTGGAGCAGGAAGCTGGGCGGTCGCCA
The Neurospora crassa OR74A linkage group II, whole genome shotgun sequence DNA segment above includes these coding regions:
- a CDS encoding major facilitator superfamily transporter MFS_1, translated to MPPEQPTTPTMTTRLLSLTGLPSLLSTPHDAFLIILNRTTRMLSYGASSLILALFFSSLSFTDTQIGLFMTLTLVGDVLLSLLLTLIADRLGRRRTLLIGATMMICSGVVFATCENYFVLLAAAVVGVISATGGDFGPFRAIEESMVSELTRAETRAEVLGWYVAMSSAGSCAGTAVAGRVVQFLVEHQEWEGRQAYHVVFWGYVVMGVVNVVGVWGMTERCELGGGRGVQVQVQVLEPETDATRETEPLLVAAGPSAAPVGREEREEEEEDEPKKKQKGWFKVEISRSTLSVMLILWALLMVDNLADGMVSMSWTTYYMDQKFHLPKSMLGDFLSVAYFLAALSSVFAGPMARHIGLVNTMVFTHIPSSAAVLFFPLPKSVTATFALLLVRVGLNNMDQAPRAALIAAVVKPEERTAVMGITGTLRTLASTMGPSVTGVLADGGRFWVAFVVAGALRLTYDLGIFTMFINIKLNRHEEGEQQQVARREGDEEEVE